A DNA window from Ctenopharyngodon idella isolate HZGC_01 chromosome 8, HZGC01, whole genome shotgun sequence contains the following coding sequences:
- the igsf9b gene encoding protein turtle homolog A isoform X1 produces MVQKKLWLLNVTIAAALFLLCPSLSAEPVVRGRVGGFAELDCSLTPPSDGPTTPNLFPLHVVEWVRLGYNVPILIKFGGYTPRVHPNYKGRVSLSRGASLLVDKLTLEDEGWFECRILLLDRTSDEFQNGTWNFLSISAPPVFVKTPPAFLEVMLGESLTLHCDAHGNPKPTIIWRKDGSAAEKQEAIQVLNETLSLTKVTRETAGIYKCHVSNSEGNLTHTTQLQVKGPPIIIISPEDTTMNMSQDAVLQCQAEAYPSNLTYEWWKQDQNVFHIEVLKSRVKILVDGTLLISGLIPEDSGNYTCTPTNGLMTPPSASAYLKVKHPARVVRMPRETYLPVGMGGKIICPVQAEPPVLYVNWTKDGASLDLEQYPGWMVNSEGSVFITAANDDAVGMYTCTAYNSYGTMGQSEPTKVILKDPPSFRVSPRAEYLQEVGRELVIPCQSEGDPAPNITWIKVGPAPRTPFTVLSNGSLVLRPLSKDHQGAWECRATNRVATVSVATMILVLGTSPHAVTSVSVDPGISQANVSWEPGFDGGYTQRFTVWIKPTVRGKHEWASIPVPTTKTSLLVTGLQAFTSYQFSVLAQNKLGSGPFSEIVTITTLAPPTEAPTMVTTIAVLPPPTLLSANRTSLGVLLQWLLPLEESPPLTSFVLQAKRGKGEWVTIDREIAVNVTELIVQGLVKDSNYELRLLSRRDKLVSVPSDSVVISTEGMEMYPAAPSLLAFVPEPLLAGVIGGVCFLFVAIILSLVTACIMNNRRGQRRRKKRDDIPSAFQKSSSPQAHSPSDSPDSVLKLKLCPPLNFFPNSSSSDRSDRSSFEKGSRSEYQDQRKQLLSSSSPPPRYTLCESHFGGSPSPTSAIESISRSPDGRFVIQPDLENSTSTHIKKNLKKEFPQSPGRGSNSGSFKESNKSNPVSSERDEQREMLSALTVDPPDSERPHHSPGRVKAMARNFSRHGCFYSDDEQGCSETLLEKASFYSDCSEKRVSDSLKKYRSASHREDIFPSLTRRARALERERLLNQTRYKPIIGDSQLTESSTMVTQLDGERERDNLSKCLKLVKEREQMERELEHYTASRRAQAHEQEQRRAKSASPLRKWTGVESEDPIWKPQNIHLRQKNRPSSLAQHVSDYRRGCYFGNTSSPMERLPSASSSYIQWDISPVTSPTSLVPVQSLSEGNTPHSLYPHTRQQGIANLEDSLATDVSCSPATQYTSLSLFSPTRDIPPPSKTSLTGARARHPEIHLEEEQELPNRTLAQESWLQERKMEKEAPAFRSTSPARLSPQSSELHQEVAGRDRDPCPNPHYLDPRTQSVTDSEELRAVQKDKLSRNPSGCSTLPYDHQKAGAKEKVMVVVSDDSSSILPYNELEKEGIRARSRKSDRCVFSESPSRISPLTLLENEAESDQSNLSRMSELMKAKLAPQPARMSPLQTSTILEYLSLPGFIEMSVDDPVEVTEPSESVESSVETETRTLLRDEPDVVPKIWEKHDQEHSGTNISHHNGAVHDHST; encoded by the exons GTCCTTCTCTGAGCGCTGAACCGGTGGTCCGGGGAAGGGTCGGGGGTTTTGCTGAGCTGGACTGCAGTCTGACTCCTCCATCAGACGGGCCCACCACTCCAAATCTCTTTCCCTTACATGTGGTGGAGTGGGTCCGGCTGGGATACAATGTCCCCATCCTCATTAAATTTGGCGGCTACACCCCACGAGTGCATCCGAACTACAAAG GTCGTGTGTCATTGAGCCGTGGCGCTTCTCTTCTGGTGGATAAGTTGACTCTGGAGGATGAGGGCTGGTTCGAATGTCGGATTCTCCTGCTGGATAGAACCTCAGATGAGTTTCAGAACGGCACATGGAACTTCCTTTCCATCTCAG CTCCTCCAGTGTTTGTAAAGACTCCTCCTGCCTTTCTGGAGGTCATGTTGGGTGAATCGCTCACCCTCCACTGTGATGCTCATGGAAACCCCAAGCCCACCATCATCTGGAGAAAAGATGGCAGTGCCGCTGAGAAACAAGAAGCAATTCAG GTACTCAATGAAACCTTGTCTTTAACCAAGGTTACCAGGGAGACGGCAGGAATATACAAGTGTCACGTATCCAATTCAGAAGGGAACCTTACCCACACCACCCAGCTGCAGGTCAAAG GTCCTCCAATTATCATAATTTCCCCTGAGGACACCACCATGAATATGTCCCAGGATGCAGTTCTGCAATGCCAAGCAGAAGCGTATCCTTCTAACCTCACGTATGAGTGGTGGAAACAAGACCAAAACGTGTTTCACATTGA AGTTCTGAAATCACGGGTAAAAATCCTAGTGGACGGGACCCTCCTCATTTCAGGTCTTATACCTGAGGATTCTGGGAATTACACCTGCACACCCACCAATGGTCTAATGACCCCTCCCTCTGCGTCTGCCTACCTCAAAGTTAAAC ATCCTGCACGAGTGGTTCGGATGCCCCGTGAGACTTATCTTCCCGTGGGAATGGGGGGAAAGATCATATGCCCAGTTCAAGCCGAGCCCCCTGTGCTGTATGTTAATTGGACCAAAGATGGAGCTTCCCTGGACCTGGAGCAG TATCCAGGATGGATGGTCAACTCAGAGGGCTCAGTGTTCATAACTGCAGCAAATGATGATGCAGTGGGCATGTATACCTGTACAGCCTATAACAGTTATGGGACCATGGGCCAATCAGAACCTACCAAAGTTATCCTGAAG GATCCCCCTTCCTTCCGTGTCTCGCCCCGTGCAGAGTACCTACAAGAAGTAGGTAGGGAGCTGGTTATACCCTGTCAATCTGAGGGAGACCCCGCCCCTAACATCACATGGATTAAA GTTGGTCCTGCCCCTCGCACTCCGTTTACAGTCCTGTCCAATGGCTCTCTGGTCCTGCGTCCACTCAGTAAGGACCACCAGGGGGCGTGGGAGTGTCGTGCCACCAACCGTGTGGCCACTGTCAGTGTGGCAACCATGATTTTAGTGCTAG GCACAAGTCCCCATGCTGTTACCTCCGTGTCTGTGGATCCAGGGATTAGTCAGGCCAATGTGTCCTGGGAGCCAGGCTTTGATGGAGGATACACTCAGAGATTTACTGTTTG GATAAAGCCCACTGTGAGAGGCAAGCATGAATGGGCATCAATCCCTGTGCCAACAACCAAAACCTCCCTGCTGGTGACGGGTCTGCAAGCTTTCACTAGTTACCAGTTCAGCGTTCTTGCCCAAAACAAGTTGGGCTCTGGCCCATTCAGTGAGATTGTCACAATTACAACACTGG CACCTCCAACAGAAGCTCCTACTATGGTAACCACCATTGCAGTGTTGCCCCCTCCCACCTTGCTGTCAGCCAATCGTACATCACTAGGTGTTTTGCTGCAATGGCTGCTACCTCTAGAAGAGTCTCCACCATTAACTTCCTTTGTACTTCAAGCAAAGCGGGGAAAGGGGGAGTGGGTCACTATAGACAGAGAGATTGCTGTCAACGTGACCGAATTGATTGTACAGGGACTTGTTAAg gACTCCAACTACGAGTTGCGTCTTCTGTCTCGCAGAGACAAACTGGTTAGTGTGCCCAGTGACTCAGTTGTCATCTCAACTGAAG GAATGGAGATGTATCCGGCAGCGCCGAGTCTATTGGCCTTTGTTCCTGAGCCTCTGCTGGCTGGTGTGATTGGGGGTGTGTGTTTCCTGTTTGTTGCCATCATCCTTTCTCTGGTGACAGCCTGCATTATGAACAACAGAAGGGGACAGCGGCGAAGGAAAAAGAGAGATG ATATACCCTCTGCCTTCCAGAAGAGTTCGTCTCCACA AGCTCACTCGCCTTCTGACAGTCCCGACAGTGTGCTGAAGTTAAAACTGTGCCCTCCTTTAAACTTCTTCCCCAACTCATCCTCTTCTGATCGTTCAGACCGTTCCTCCTTTGAAAAAGGCAGCCGCAGTGAGTACCAAGATCAGAGAAAGCAGCTCCTGTCCTCATCCTCTCCACCTCCACGCTACACCCTGTGTGAGAGCCACTTTGGCGGATCTCCCTCACCCACATCTGCTATTGAGTCCATATCCAGAAGTCCTGATGGCCGCTTTGTTATCCAACCCGATCTAGAAAACTCCACATCAACCCACATAAAAAAGAACCTCAAAAAAGAGTTCCCACAATCGCCTGGTAGAGGGAGTAACAGTGGATCTTTTAAAGAGTCCAACAAATCAAATCCTGTAAGTTCAGAGAGGGATGAACAGAGAGAGATGCTGTCAGCATTGACGGTGGACCCTCCAGACTCAGAGAGACCCCATCACTCCCCTGGCAGGGTGAAGGCAATGGCCAGAAACTTCTCCCGTCATGGCTGTTTCTACTCTGATGATGAGCAGGGCTGCTCTGAGACCTTGTTGGAGAAGGCCAGCTTTTATTCAGACTGCAGTGAAAAGAGGGTAAGTGACTCACTAAAAAAATACCGGAGTGCCAGTCATAGGGAGGACATATTCCCCAGCTTAACCAGGAGAGCCCGAGCtttggagagagagaggctgcTCAACCAGACACGTTACAAGCCCATCATTGGAGACAGCCAGCTGACAGAGTCCAGCACTATGGTAACTCAACTGGATGGTGAAAGAGAGAGGGACAACTTAAGCAAATGTTTAAAGCTGGTGAAGGAACGTGAGCAAATGGAGAGGGAACTAGAACACTATACGGCCAGCCGAAGGGCACAGGCACATGAGCAAGAACAGAGGCGGGCCAAGTCTGCAAGTCCCTTAAGAAAATGGACAGGTGTTGAGTCTGAAGACCCTATTTGGAAGCCCCAAAACATCCATTTACGACAAAAAAACAGACCCAGCAGCCTGGCCCAGCATGTATCGGACTATAGGAGGGGCTGTTATTTTGGCAACACCAGCAGTCCCATGGAGAGACTTCCCTCCGCTTCTTCCTCATACATCCAGTGGGACATAAGCCCTGTGACATCTCCCACTAGCCTGGTGCCAGTGCAGAGCCTTTCCGAAGGGAACACACCTCATTCACTCTACCCTCACACACGTCAACAAGGCATTGCCAATCTAGAAGATTCACTGGCAACAGATGTCTCTTGTTCACCAGCCACACAATATACCTCTCTCTCACTTTTCTCTCCTACCAGGGACATACCCCCTCCCAGTAAAACCAGCCTGACTGGGGCACGAGCTAGACACCCGGAAATTCACCTGGAAGAGGAGCAGGAGCTGCCCAACAGGACTTTAGCTCAGGAAAGTTGGTtgcaagaaagaaaaatggaaaaagagGCTCCAGCATTTAGATCAACATCCCCTGCTCGCTTGAGTCCTCAATCATCTGAGCTGCACCAAGAGGTGGCAGGAAGAGATAGAGATCCTTGTCCTAACCCACATTACCTTGATCCCAGGACTCAAAGTGTTACAGACTCGGAGGAACTAAGGGCTGTTCAAAAAGACAAACTGAGTCGTAATCCATCAGGTTGCTCTACATTGCCCTACGATCATCAGAAAGCAGGAGCAAAGGAAAAAGTGATGGTGGTAGTGAGTGATGATTCCAGCTCCATATTGCCATACAATGAGCTAGAGAAAGAGGGTATCAGGGCTCGATCCCGAAAGAGTGACAGATGTGTCTTCAGTGAAAGCCCTAGTCGAATATCACCCCTGACCCTGTTGGAAAATGAGGCAGAAAGTGATCAGTCAAATTTATCGAGAATGTCAGAATTAATGAAAGCTAAGCTTGCTCCCCAACCAGCCCGGATGTCCCCACTGCAGACCAGCACTATCCTGGAATACCTGAGTCTTCCAGGTTTCATTGAAATGAGTGTAGATGATCCTGTTGAAGTGACTGAGCCTTCGGAATCTGTTGAATCCAGTGTTGAGACAGAAACTAGAACACTGTTAAGAGATGAGCCTGATGTTGTACCCAAAATTTGGGAAAAACATGATCAGGAGCACTCTGGGACCAATATTAGTCATCACAATGGGGCTGTTCatgaccacagcacctga
- the igsf9b gene encoding protein turtle homolog A isoform X2, which produces MVQKKLWLLNVTIAAALFLLCPSLSAEPVVRGRVGGFAELDCSLTPPSDGPTTPNLFPLHVVEWVRLGYNVPILIKFGGYTPRVHPNYKGRVSLSRGASLLVDKLTLEDEGWFECRILLLDRTSDEFQNGTWNFLSISAPPVFVKTPPAFLEVMLGESLTLHCDAHGNPKPTIIWRKDGSAAEKQEAIQVLNETLSLTKVTRETAGIYKCHVSNSEGNLTHTTQLQVKGLLHTMSCPHGRRNPAACK; this is translated from the exons GTCCTTCTCTGAGCGCTGAACCGGTGGTCCGGGGAAGGGTCGGGGGTTTTGCTGAGCTGGACTGCAGTCTGACTCCTCCATCAGACGGGCCCACCACTCCAAATCTCTTTCCCTTACATGTGGTGGAGTGGGTCCGGCTGGGATACAATGTCCCCATCCTCATTAAATTTGGCGGCTACACCCCACGAGTGCATCCGAACTACAAAG GTCGTGTGTCATTGAGCCGTGGCGCTTCTCTTCTGGTGGATAAGTTGACTCTGGAGGATGAGGGCTGGTTCGAATGTCGGATTCTCCTGCTGGATAGAACCTCAGATGAGTTTCAGAACGGCACATGGAACTTCCTTTCCATCTCAG CTCCTCCAGTGTTTGTAAAGACTCCTCCTGCCTTTCTGGAGGTCATGTTGGGTGAATCGCTCACCCTCCACTGTGATGCTCATGGAAACCCCAAGCCCACCATCATCTGGAGAAAAGATGGCAGTGCCGCTGAGAAACAAGAAGCAATTCAG GTACTCAATGAAACCTTGTCTTTAACCAAGGTTACCAGGGAGACGGCAGGAATATACAAGTGTCACGTATCCAATTCAGAAGGGAACCTTACCCACACCACCCAGCTGCAGGTCAAAGGTCTGTTACACACCATGTCTTGTCCACATGGGCGAAGAAACCCAGCAGCATGTAAATAG